A region of the Dehalococcoidia bacterium genome:
TCTACAACGGGGCAGGCTCTGTGGAAGTGTGAATCTTACTCTGGACATTAGCGGAGTCTCTTGGTTTTGGTCTCTCTTGGTTACCGAAACCTTACCAAGTTTCTCCGCCCTCTTCTTTTCACACCGCCTGTGGGACGGTTACTTGACGCTAGCAGACGCCCCACATAGACTGCGGAGAACTACCATCGGGCGGTGACTCACTCATGAAAGACAACCGTGTACGCCAACTCGTCAAGGATCGGAAGCCTGCCATCGGCTGTTTCCTCGGATTGGGCAGCCCGGTGGTCGCAGAGTTGATGGGACTCGCCGGCATGGACTGGCTGGTCGTAGAGACCGAGCACAATGCGCTCGATTCCGCTGAAGTCCAGCAGATGTTGATGGCCATCGGAAACACCGATGCCGTGCCAATCGTGCGCGTTCCCAACCGAGATCAGGTCTACATTCAGCGTGCCCTGGACATGGGCGCGATGGGTATTCTCGTGCCCGGAGTCAGGACTGCAGAAGAGGCCCGTGCCATCGTCTCCTACACCCGGTTTCCGCCTGTCGGCATTAGGAGTTGGGGCCCACTGCGAGCATCGTCATACACGCTCGACAACGACGACTACTTGGAACGCGCCAACGACAACATCCTCGTCTCACTCATCCTGGAGACGAAGGACGCCGTCGAGAACCTCGACGAGATATGCGCCGTGCCAGGTATCGACGTTCTGACCATCGGCCCTTGGGACCTCTCGCTCGAACTCGGTCTCGACCCACGACAGCTTCCACTTCCAGAGATTGAGGATATTTCAGTGAAGGCGCTGGAGATTGCCCGCGCGCACGGCGTGGAAATCGGCGTTTCGGCCAACACTCCGGACGGCCTCCGCGAGCGCCAGTCACAGGGGTTCACATTCATCCAGTACGGACCCGACTACGGTCTCGTAACCGCCGCCGTAACAAGCGGACTCGCCGCTCTTAACCGCGACTAGAGTCCCTTCTCCTTGGGGAGAAGGTTAGAGTCTGCCCCGGACTTGATCCGGGGATGAGGGGAAAGTTTCATTACCCAAGCATGAAAGCTGCGCTGCGAGACCAACACCTCATCTGTCATCCCCACATCTAACGGCCCACAAGATATACTGTGCGCCAAGACTCATCGCGGGCGTCGCCTGACGCCGGCCACGGAGGTCACCGATGAAGCTCGGACTGTTCCTCATGCCCTCACACCCGCCCGAGCGCTCCACCTGGGACGCGCACCAGTGGGACCTCGACTGTCTTGAGATGGCGGACAGCTATGGCCTGAGCGAGGCGTGGATCGGGGAGCACTTCACGGCGCCGTGGGAGCCCGTTCCCACTCCCGACCTGCTGATAGCACAGGCCTTGATGCGTACGAAGAACATCAAGCTCGGAACTGGCGCTCATCTGCTGCCGTTCCATCATCCGGTGGAGCTTGCTCACAGGGTCGCCTACCTCGACCACCTCGCACAGGGTCGCTATATGTTCGGCATCGGCTCGGGTGGTCTGCTCTCAGACCACGAGCTGTTCGACGTCGATTTCGACGAGGGGGAGCACCACGCCAGGACACGCGAGTCGCTCGACATCATCCTCAGCCTTTGGGAACACATCGAAGGCCCATTCAAGTACAAGGGACAGTTCTGGAACGTGAACATCCCCGACCCCGCAGAGTACGAGTACGCCACTCTCAAGACGTTCCTGACCCCGTACCAGAAACCTCATCCACCCATAGGAGTCGCCGGCGCCAGCCCCGGTTCAAACACGCTGAAGATAGTCGGCGAGCGGGGATACATCCCGATGAGCCTGGGACTCAACGCAGTCTACGTCGCCAGCCACTGGGACGCCGTGGTCGAAGGTGCGGAGTCAGCAGGCAGACAGCCACCTTCACGCAGCGAGTGGCGCATCGTTCGCGACGTCTGGGTAGCAGACACTGACGAGGAGGCTCGCGAAGGAGCGATGAACGGGATGCTAGGGCGCTGCTGGCGCGAGTACCTGCGCCCGCTGTTTTCGTATGGGGCGTACCCGTTCGTCAGCTTCATGAAACACGACAAGTCGATTTCTGACGACGACGTGACACTCGACTACATGCACGACAACCTTTGGATTGTGGGCTCTCCTGACACCGTCGAAGAGAAGCTTCGCGCCCTGTATGACACTGTCGGAGGATTCGGTACACTGCTCTGGCTCACTTTCGACCACTCGGAAGATAGAGACTCGTACGAGAAGTCCGTCCGCTTGCTCTCCCAGGAGGTGATG
Encoded here:
- a CDS encoding 2-dehydro-3-deoxyglucarate aldolase; this encodes MKDNRVRQLVKDRKPAIGCFLGLGSPVVAELMGLAGMDWLVVETEHNALDSAEVQQMLMAIGNTDAVPIVRVPNRDQVYIQRALDMGAMGILVPGVRTAEEARAIVSYTRFPPVGIRSWGPLRASSYTLDNDDYLERANDNILVSLILETKDAVENLDEICAVPGIDVLTIGPWDLSLELGLDPRQLPLPEIEDISVKALEIARAHGVEIGVSANTPDGLRERQSQGFTFIQYGPDYGLVTAAVTSGLAALNRD
- a CDS encoding LLM class flavin-dependent oxidoreductase, which gives rise to MKLGLFLMPSHPPERSTWDAHQWDLDCLEMADSYGLSEAWIGEHFTAPWEPVPTPDLLIAQALMRTKNIKLGTGAHLLPFHHPVELAHRVAYLDHLAQGRYMFGIGSGGLLSDHELFDVDFDEGEHHARTRESLDIILSLWEHIEGPFKYKGQFWNVNIPDPAEYEYATLKTFLTPYQKPHPPIGVAGASPGSNTLKIVGERGYIPMSLGLNAVYVASHWDAVVEGAESAGRQPPSRSEWRIVRDVWVADTDEEAREGAMNGMLGRCWREYLRPLFSYGAYPFVSFMKHDKSISDDDVTLDYMHDNLWIVGSPDTVEEKLRALYDTVGGFGTLLWLTFDHSEDRDSYEKSVRLLSQEVMPRLADLTPK